Proteins from a single region of Sebastes umbrosus isolate fSebUmb1 chromosome 8, fSebUmb1.pri, whole genome shotgun sequence:
- the p2rx2 gene encoding P2X purinoceptor 2, producing the protein MCEIFHKFVMGLRDFIKEYFLSFWDYETPKVMVVQNRTLGAIYRSVQFLVITYFIWYVFISQKAYQESETRPESSVYTLMKGTAVHGDDVLDTAEYVRPSEGGDVISTILRREVTYDQRQGKCAEYFNVAKANCTRDSDCVEGEVDFDGHGKRTGRCVQYYNHTFKTCEIQTWCPIEEYAVVREPALVEAINFIVFIRNSIHFPRFKVLRGNIKDASNKRDMQKYLNKCHYNEEKEPYCPNFRLGYIADQARENFSELCRTGGVIGVFINWKCNLDLDPSHCKPTYSFRRLDLRKDQANSGYYSRFAKYYNKDGVESRTLIKAYGIRLDVIVHGHAGKFSPIPTIISTVTALTSVGICTIICDWIMLTFIDKNEVYSDRKFDEVIKEPKVPKVPISTELSYINGFGSNHSDLSDGVPL; encoded by the exons ATGTGTGAAATATTTCACAAGTTCGTCATGGGGCTGCGTGACTTTATAAAGGAGTATTTCCTTAGTTTCTGGGACTATGAGACACCAAAGGTGATGGTGGTTCAAAACAGAACTCTTGGAGCCATATACAGAAGCGTTCAGTTTCTTGTGATCACCTATTTCATCTG GTATGTCTTCATAAGTCAGAAAGCCTACCAAGAGAGTGAAACCCGTCCAGAGAGCTCAGTTTACACACTCATGAAAGGCACAGCAGTTCATGGAGATGATGTCTTGGACACTGCGGAGTACGTTCGACCCTCAGAG GGCGGTGATGTGATTAGTACAATATTGAGGCGAGAAGTTACCTATGATCAGAGGCAAGGAAAGTGCgctgag TATTTCAATGTTGCCAAAGCCAACTGTACGAGAGACTCTGACTGTGTCGAGGGAGAGGTTGACTTTGATGGCCATG GCAAAAGGACCGGCAGATGTGTTCAGTACTACAACCACACCTTCAAAACCTGTGAGATCCAAACCTGGTGTCCCATTGAGGAGTACGCTGTAGTACG AGAACCAGCATTAGTGGAGGCCATCAATTTCATAGTGTTCATCAGGAACTCTATCCACTTCCCCAGATTTAAAGTGCTGAG GGGAAACATCAAAGATGCATCAAACAAACGTGATATGCAGAAATACCTCAATAAGTGTCATTATAATGAGGAGAAAGAGCCCTACTGCCCAAACTTCCGTCTGGGCTACATCGCAGATCAAGCCAGGGAGAATTTCAGTGAGCTCTGCAGGACT GGTGGAGTGATAGGGGTTTTCATCAACTGGAAGTGTAACCTGGACCTGGATCCTTCACACTGTAAACCTACATACTCCTTCCGTCGTCTTGATCTCCGAAAGGATCAGGCCAACTCTGGTTACTATTCAAG GTTTGCCAAATATTACAATAAGGATGGGGTCGAGTCTCGGACGCTCATCAAGGCCTACGGCATCCGTCTGGATGTAATAGTTCACGGACAT GCTGGAAAATTCAGTCCCATCCCAACCATCATCAGCACAGTGACTGCTTTGACTTCAGTTGGGATT TGTACCATTATCTGTGACTGGATCATGCTGACTTTTATTGACAAGAATGAAGTCTACAGTGACAGAAAGTTTGATGAG GTTATCAAGGAGCCCAAAGTGCCCAAAGTGCCCATTTCCACAGAGCTCAGCTACATCAACGGCTTCGGCTCCAACCATTCAGACCTGTCCGACGGTGTACCGCTGTAA
- the pes gene encoding pescadillo produces MGGLQKKKYERGSVTNYITRNKARKKLSLSLPDFRRLCILKGIYPHEPKHKKKVNKGSTAPRTFYLLKDIRFLLHEPIVGKFREYKVFVRKLKRAYGKTEWTNVERLRENKPCYKLDHIIKERYPSFIDALRDIDDSLCMCFLFSTFARTGKCHVQTIQLCRRLTVEWMNYVITSRALRKVFISIKGIYYQAEVMGQLITWLVPYQFSHDHPTDVDYRVMATFTELYTTLLGFINFRLYHSLNLLYPPKLEIKAESEVKEENDDDDYAMDSESYLEKLSALSTSLARVVSTAEEEEAELDKFPVEEEDMEKMEAREKEEKQQEAQKKLFEGIRVFLNREVPRESLAFLIRCFGGEVSWDKSLSIGSTYEVTDETITHQIVDRPNVDKQYINRYYIQPQWVYDCVNAKILLPVEDYFLGVTLPPHLSPFVEEKEGDYVPPEKLKIMALQRGEKPANEQEEEEEEEEEEDDDDEEEEDEEAEDDDEEAEEKNLKKMEEHRSQGKSLPVKVTAGKMKVENPKRLEQEEKAEEKRLAIMMMKKKEKYLYDKIMFGKKRKIREANKLTAKRKAHDDAEKSKKKAKK; encoded by the exons ATGGGAGGTCTTCAGAAGAAAAAG tatgaGAGGGGCTCTGTCACCAACTACATCACCAGAAACAAGGCTCGCAAGAAGTTATCGCTCAGCCTCCCAGACTTCAG GCGACTGTGCATCCTTAAAGGCATCTACCCTCATGAGCCCAAGCACAAGAAGAAGGTGAACAAGGGATCTACAGCCCCGAGAACCTTCTACCTGCTCAAAGACATCCGCTTTCTGCTGCATGAGCCAATCGTTGGCAAGTTCAGAGAATACAAG GTATTTGTACGCAAACTTAAGAGGGCTTATGGAAAAACAGAGTGGACTAATGTTGAGCGACTGAGGGAGAACAAGCCCTGCTATAAATTGGACCACATCATCAAAGAAAG GTACCCCTCCTTCATTGATGCTCTCCGTGACATCGACGACTCCCTCTGCATGTGCTTCCTCTTCTCCACCTTTGCTCGAACAGGAAAATGTCACGTTCAGACAATCCAGCTGTGCAGACGCCTCACTGTGGAGTGGATGAACTATGTGATCACATCTCGTGCTCTCAGAAAG GTTTTCATCTCCATCAAGGGAATATATTACCAAGCTGAGGTGATGGGACAGCTCATTACATGGCTGGTGCCATATCAGTTCTCCCATGAT cACCCAACAGATGTCGACTACAGAGTAATGGCAACTTTCACAGAGTTGTACACCACTCTCCTGGGGTTCATCAACTTCAGACTCTACCATTCCCTCAACCTGCTCTACCCACCAAAG TTGGAGATTAAAGCCGAGTCCGAGGTGAAGGAagagaatgatgatgatgactatGCCATGGATTCAGAAAGCTACCTAGAG AAACTGTCAGCTCTGAGTACCAGCCTGGCACGGGTGGTTTCcactgcagaggaggaggaggctgaacTCGACAAGTTTCCCGTTGAAGAA GAGGACATGGAAAAGATGGAGGCCagggaaaaagaagagaaacagcAGGAAGCTCAGAAAAAGCTTTTTGAGGGGATCAGGGTCTTCCTCAACAGAGAAGTGCCCAGAGAGTCGCTGGCTTTCCTCATCAG GTGTTTCGGTGGCGAGGTGTCCTGGGACAAGTCTCTTAGCATCGGCAGCACATACGAGGTGACGGATGAGACCATCACGCATCAAATTGTTGACAGACCCAACGTTGACAAACAGTATATCAACAG GTACTACATCCAGCCCCAGTGGGTGTATGATTGTGTCAACGCCAAAATCCTCCTGCCAGTGGAGGACTACTTCCTTGGAGTGACTCTGCCCCCCCACCTCTCTCCCTTCgtggaggagaaggaaggagacTATGTGCCCCCCGAAAAACTGAAAATCATGGCCTTACAGCGAGGAGAAAAACCTG CCAAtgaacaggaggaagaggaggaggaagaagaagaggaagacgacgacgacgaagaggaggaagatgaagaagcggaagatgatgatgaagaggcagaggagaagaaTCTGAAGAAGATGGAAGAACATAGATCCCAGGGCAAG TCTCTGCCGGTCAAAGTGACGGCTGGCAAAATGAAGGTGGAAAACCCAAAACGcctggagcaggaggagaaagCAGAGGAGAAACGTCTGGCCATcatgatgatgaagaaaaaggaaaagtaccTCTACGACAAGATCATGTTcggaaaaaagagaaagatcCGAGAG GCTAACAAGCTGACTGCCAAGAGGAAGGCCCATGATGATGCtgaaaaatcaaagaaaaaggCCAAAAAATGA
- the gal3st1a gene encoding galactosylceramide sulfotransferase has product MAGKQGRQWRSMCKGLVLGTLLTSCMILLYCLSTPQVHFSLPEVPVPYSCAHRPSQLHPKPTSTNSSQPDTGQTCTPKVDIMFMKTHKTASSTFLNILFRFGEKHRLKFAFPDSRNDFFYPSLFQRSQVKDYRPGMCFNIICNHMRLNAPEVAKLLPMDTSYITILRDPAELFESSFHYFGRLVPFTWKIPGDDKLTEFLRDPHYYFDPEGFNSFYLKNLLFFDFGQDNTLELDDPRVEEGIRFIADRFQLVMLVEYFEESLILLKDALCWEMDDVLFFKLNARKGSTVSKLTPELRARALEWNAVDWKLYQHFNQTFWKKVDAYGRRRMAEDVAELRRRNAEMASICIEGGRAVEAGSIQETAMQPWQPIGEKSIMGYNLKKNVDKAHRKLCRKMLTPELQYLTELGVNLWITKLWGHVRDIINW; this is encoded by the exons ATGGCTGGCAAGCAAGGGAGGCAGTGGAGGTCCATGTGCAAAGGCCTGGTCCTGGGTACCCTCCTGACCAGCTGCATGATCCTGCTGTACTGCCTCTCCACTCCACAGGTCCACTTCAGTCTGCCTGA GGTCCCAGTGCCTTACTCATGTGCCCACCGTCCGTCCCAGCTCCACCCCAaaccaacatcaacaaacagCTCACAGCCAGACACTGGCCAGACCTGCACTCCTAAAGTGGACATCATGTTCATGAAGACCCACAAAACAGCCAGCAGCACCTTCCTCAACATCCTTTTCCGCTTCGGGGAGAAGCACCGGCTCAAATTTGCCTTCCCTGACAGCAGAAATGACTTCTTCTATCCGTCCCTTTTCCAGCGTTCCCAGGTTAAAGACTACAGACCTGGAATGTGCTTCAACATTATCTGTAATCACATGCGCCTCAATGCACCCGAGGTGGCCAAGCTGCTACCTATGGACACTTCCTACATCACTATACTGCGAGACCCCGCAGAGCTTTTTGAGTCATCCTTCCACTACTTTGGCCGGCTGGTGCCTTTTACTTGGAAGATACCAGGTGATGACAAGCTGACTGAGTTCCTCCGTGACCCCCATTACTACTTTGACCCTGAGGGCTTCAACTCTTTCTACCTCAAGAACCTGCTATTCTTTGACTTTGGGCAGGACAACACTCTGGAGCTGGATGACCCGCGGGTAGAGGAGGGAATCAGATTCATCGCTGACCGTTTTCAGCTGGTCATGTTGGTGGAATACTTTGAGGAATCACTCATCCTGCTCAAGGATGCCCTCTGCTGGGAGATGGACGACGTGCTCTTCTTCAAGCTCAACGCCCGCAAGGGATCCACTGTGTCTAAACTGACCCCTGAGCTGAGGGCCAGGGCTCTGGAGTGGAACGCTGTTGACTGGAAGCTATACCAGCATTTCAACCAGACTTTTTGGAAGAAAGTAGATGCATACGGACGGCGGCGGATGGCTGAGGATGTGGCAGAGCTCAGGAGAAGGAACGCAGAGATGGCATCCATCTGCATTGAGGGGGGTCGAGCTGTGGAAGCTGGCAGCATCCAAGAGACAGCCATGCAGCCCTGGCAGCCCATCGGAGAGAAGTCCATCATGGGCTATAACCTGAAGAAGAATGTGGACAAGGCACATCGGAAGTTGTGCCGAAAGATGTTGACGCCTGAGCTGCAGTATTTAACAGAGCTCGGGGTTAACCTGTGGATCACCAAGCTGTGGGGCCACGTCCGAGATATCATTAACTGGTGA